From a single Pirellulales bacterium genomic region:
- a CDS encoding phage tail tube protein — MGNGFLARRDDAPLPQMEPIKMAKPTTQKFGEFVIAIGDGASPEVFAAPCGLTSKTFNGQADTNDTLVPDCDDPDAPAWKERAVTSLSRDISGDGVLATEFVETWDDWFASGLSKNCKVTTAGHTWTAPYVLSQFTMSGALGDKVKISVSMQSDGQVTRT, encoded by the coding sequence TTGGGCAACGGCTTCCTGGCCCGTCGTGACGACGCGCCATTACCTCAGATGGAGCCCATCAAAATGGCTAAGCCGACGACGCAGAAATTCGGAGAATTCGTAATCGCCATCGGCGATGGCGCGAGCCCTGAAGTCTTTGCCGCACCCTGCGGACTCACCTCCAAAACCTTCAACGGCCAGGCGGATACGAACGATACGCTCGTTCCGGATTGTGATGATCCGGATGCGCCTGCTTGGAAAGAGCGCGCGGTCACTTCGCTGTCGCGCGACATTTCAGGTGACGGCGTTCTCGCGACGGAATTCGTCGAGACCTGGGACGATTGGTTCGCGAGCGGCCTGAGCAAAAACTGCAAGGTAACGACTGCGGGGCATACATGGACGGCGCCCTACGTGCTGTCCCAGTTCACCATGAGCGGTGCGCTCGGCGACAAAGTAAAAATCAGCGTCAGCATGCAATCCGATGGTCAGGTCACGCGGACCTAA